A window of Kribbella sp. NBC_00382 genomic DNA:
CAACGACGCCGTGCTGAATCGGTGGGCGCGTGAGTTCCAGGTATCAGCCAGGTCACCCTTTGCGCTCCTCTCGACTCCGCTGGGCGAAGACTGCCCAGGGGCTGTACGACTGATTCCACCGAATCGGCTGGAAGCGATTCGGGCCGACTCGCCGACGCTCGCTGACATCGAATGGCTGACCGAGGCCCAAGTCGCCCAGCGGCTTCGAGATCTCAAGACCGATGCCACCGCCTGGCTGGGTTCCGGTGGGACCGGACGGTTCAGCCTTGCAGGGGCGCAAGCAAAGACCGCTCTCTTCCGCGACGGACAGCGGTGGGGGCAACCTCAGGGCGCGCTGGCCACCTCACACATCCTCAAGCCGGCAATCACCGGTCTGGACGATCACGACCTGAACGAGCACCTCTGCCTGTCCGCGATGCGTACTGCGGGATTGCGCGCGGTGCGGACCTGGATCGAACGCTTCGAAGACCAGAGTGCAATCGTCGTCCGTCGCTACGATCGCGCCATCCAGGGTGACGAGCAGATCCGCACCCATCAAGAAGATCTATGCCAAGCGCTCAGTGTGCACCCGGAGAACAAGTATCAGAATCAAGGCGGCCCCGGTCCTCGCGAGATCGCCGATCTGTTCCGCCGAAGCATGTCGCCTGCCGCTGCCCTCGAAGCCACCGGTCACTTCCTGGATGCCCTCGTGTGGAACTGGGTAATTGCCGGCACCGACGCACATGCGAAGAACTACTCGCTACTGCTGTCCGGGCGCGACCTGAGGCTGGCTCCGTTCTACGACGTCGCCTCAGCTTTGCCGTACGACATCGCTGAACAGAAACTGCGCCTCGCCATGAAGTTCGGTGGCGACTATCGCGTCAACCCGGGCGGCAGCCCCTGGCCCCATCTCGCGCGGGCGCTACAACTCCCTGAGGAGGTCGTTCGTCACCATGCCGACAGGGTCATCGGATCGGTACCCGATGCCTTCTCCGCTGCTGCGGCCAATCCAGAGATCCAGGCGCTTGGCAGTCCACTCCCGCAGCGTCTTCTCGACCTTGTAGCAGCACGAGCACGACGATGCGCGAGATACCTGCAGTAACTCCATGCCCGCCAGCCCGCATCACCAAGCGAGCGACGAAGGAGCACGCGCAAGCGCCCAACGCAGGAGTATGAGGGCAGGGTGGGCGGGAGCGACCGGAGCGGGGAGTGACGAAGGAGCGGACTGCGGAGGTCGCGTGGGGAGTACCTACCCGGCGTACTAGGTGGTTTGTTCGCTCATGGTCCAGACGTGGCGGAGGGATTGGCCGGCCAGG
This region includes:
- a CDS encoding type II toxin-antitoxin system HipA family toxin, producing MPDLLLLLGKDVAGTVSRTSTGSLAFAYDSSYITKEPATPVSVSMSLQLALHTDSQISPWLWGLLPDNDAVLNRWAREFQVSARSPFALLSTPLGEDCPGAVRLIPPNRLEAIRADSPTLADIEWLTEAQVAQRLRDLKTDATAWLGSGGTGRFSLAGAQAKTALFRDGQRWGQPQGALATSHILKPAITGLDDHDLNEHLCLSAMRTAGLRAVRTWIERFEDQSAIVVRRYDRAIQGDEQIRTHQEDLCQALSVHPENKYQNQGGPGPREIADLFRRSMSPAAALEATGHFLDALVWNWVIAGTDAHAKNYSLLLSGRDLRLAPFYDVASALPYDIAEQKLRLAMKFGGDYRVNPGGSPWPHLARALQLPEEVVRHHADRVIGSVPDAFSAAAANPEIQALGSPLPQRLLDLVAARARRCARYLQ